Proteins from a genomic interval of Oncorhynchus kisutch isolate 150728-3 linkage group LG28, Okis_V2, whole genome shotgun sequence:
- the LOC109873404 gene encoding glycerophosphodiester phosphodiesterase domain-containing protein 5 yields MAPSLTTLGKLPVVRCRLLQRYEHQPFVSCLAGLYGCQWRRYQRTQATPGDCCCSKLECASFALLIVTFCLTLVFLYFWSEAQNDYNDFDWFNFGNLGFWFPWSVVLLVIAAAFFSYITLLLLLAVCLLSEGQKLYLHWGHKIGVLVSLAFSILAIAVLSDLCSKEWTTLLLSFQVTAPYLHVGGVLLMTLLSWPIALHFYHINRKVGQALIMGLYLAVLCALYLVPLGMYSPCLKEEGTLGLAPALIGHRGAPMLAPENTLMSFEKAVEAGGEGLETDVTISYDGVPFLMHDHTLRRTTNVQEVFPNRTDAPAAMFTWGELETLNAGAWFLHRDPFSTAWSLSTEDRVQAQNQSVCTFRDFLELASQRGKQVIFDLYRPPKGHPYRDTWITRTLEVIQNESSIHSHQVLWLPSDLRSLVQQLDPDLQHTSASRAPVEELQQNHIVQLNLHYSSMSTEMIIEYAAANISTNLYVISQSWLYSLAWCTGAQSVTTNALQFLNNLSRPLFLMTPDEYNLMWVLTDVVSITIIIIIFIFHWWREQTLAFCSGRKLEHGTYIKFRTDVWSVSSVNILGEPAEPNLATVSEH; encoded by the exons ATGGCCCCCTCTCTGACCACCCTGGGGAAGCTGCCTGTGGTGCGCTGTCGGCTGCTGCAGCGCTACGAGCACCAGCCCTTTGTCTCATGCCTGGCCGGACTCTACGGCTGTCAATGGAGACGCTACCAGAGGACCCAGGCCACGCCGGGAGACTGCTGCTGCAGCAAG TTGGAATGTGCCAGCTTTGCACTCCTCATCGTGACATTCTGTCTCACACTGGTCTTCCTCTACTTCTGGAGTGAAGCTCAGAATGACTACAATGATTTTGACTG gtTTAACTTTGGGAACCTGGGTTTCTGGTTCCCCTGGTCTGTGGTGTTGCTGGTCATCGCTGCCGCCTTCTTCAGCTACATCACTCTGCTGCTg CTGTTGGCTGTATGTCTGCTGTCAGAGGGACAGAAGCTGTACCTACACTGGGGCCACAAG ATTGGGGTCCTGGTGAGTCTAGCCTTCTCCATTCTTGCCATAGCAGTGCTGTCTGACCTATGTAGCAAAGAGTGgaccactcttctcctctctttccag GTGACGGCACCATATTTACACGTGGGAGGAGTCTTGCTGATGACACTCCTTTCCTGGCCAATAGCCTTGCATTTCTACCACATCAATAGGAAAG tTGGGCAGGCACTCATCATGGGGCTGTACCTGGCGGTGCTGTGTGCCCTCTACCTGGTGCCCCTGGGCATGTACTCACCCTGTCTTAAAGAGGAGGGCACTCTGGGCCTTGCACCAGCCCTCATCGGGCACAGAGGGGCACCCATG CTTGCGCCAGAGAACACTCTCATGTCCTTTGAGAAGGCGGTGGAGGCTGGAGGGGAAGGTCTAGAGACTGACGTCACCATCAG CTATGACGGGGTGCCCTTCCTGATGCACGATCACACCCTGAGGAGGACCACCAACGTGCAGGAGGTGTTCCCCAACCGGACGGACGCCCCTGCGGCCATGTTCACCTGGGGGGAGCTGGAGACCCTCAACGCCGGGGCCTGGTTCCTCCAT CGTGATCCGTTCAGCACGGCTTGGTCTCTGAGTACCGAGGACCGGGTGCAGGCGCAGAACCAGTCTGTTTGCACCTTCAGGGACTTTCTGGAGCTGGCTTCGCAGAGAGGCAAACAGGTTATCTTTGACCTCTACCGGCCCCCTAAGGGACACCCCTACAGGGACACCTGGATCACACGCACCCTGGAGGTCATCCAGAACGAGTCTTCCATCCACTCACACCAA gtgttgTGGCTGCCCTCAGACCTGCGGAGCCTGGTCCAGCAGCTGGACCCTGACCTCCAGCATACCTCAGCGTCCCGGGCTCCAGTTGAGGAGCTCCAGCAGAATCACATTGTCCAACTCAACCTGCACTATAGCTCCATGTCCACAGAgatgataat TGAGTATGCAGCAGCCAACATCAGCACCAACCTGTATGTGATCAGCCAGTCGTGGCTCTACTCTCTGGCCTGGTGCACTGGGGCTCAGTCTGTCACCACCAATGCTCTACAGTTCCTCAACAACCTCAGTAGACCCCTCTTCCTTATG aCTCCAGATGAGTACAATCTGATGTGGGTCCTCACCGACGTGGtgtccatcaccatcatcatcatcatcttcatcttcCACTG GTGGCGAGAACAAACCCTGGCTTTCTGTTCGGGCAGGAAACTAGAACATGGCACCTACATCAAGTTCAGGACAG ATGTGTGGTCCGTCTCCAGTGTCAACATCCTGGGAGAGCCCGCTGAGCCTAACTTGGCAACCGTCTCAGAGCACTGA